A part of Tardiphaga sp. vice304 genomic DNA contains:
- a CDS encoding GlpM family protein yields MDIVWKGIVGGLMTAAIVWLSKRGNTLPGILPLFPTFGLIALLVVGAKHDNAGFREACLAGAKTIPAYLAFLAVCYFGIERFDYRIALLAGLGVWLAVALAVFFAPRWL; encoded by the coding sequence ATGGATATCGTCTGGAAAGGTATCGTCGGGGGCCTGATGACCGCCGCGATCGTCTGGCTGTCGAAGCGCGGCAATACGCTGCCCGGCATCCTGCCGCTGTTTCCGACCTTCGGGCTGATCGCGCTGCTAGTGGTGGGCGCCAAGCATGACAATGCCGGCTTCCGCGAGGCTTGCCTCGCCGGCGCCAAGACCATCCCGGCCTATCTGGCGTTCCTGGCGGTATGCTATTTCGGCATCGAGCGTTTCGACTACCGGATCGCGCTGCTGGCCGGCCTCGGCGTCTGGCTCGCCGTCGCCCTGGCGGTATTCTTCGCGCCGCGCTGGCTCTGA